Proteins found in one Kamptonema formosum PCC 6407 genomic segment:
- a CDS encoding XRE family transcriptional regulator gives MATNILDNIDLRKLGEFLEQARKKCGMTQADAAKVIDAARTTMVAIEKGDRRLKATELIKLAHAYGRSVSDFVRPRPVVQPFDVQFRAAYQRSEEEEAQIKPVILRLEELCQHYLELEEIMEAPLPQIYPQEYEVTGMPIEVAAESIAIAERQRLGLGDGPIPLLRDILEQGVGLRIFYLKMPSKYSGLYSYNDQLGGCIAINSEHFEERRRWSLAHEYLHFLTHRRKPTIDYEEQYRRKPESERLGDTFPGYFLMPTSGLLKRFNDMYQTHGKFTPTNLFTLAHYYGVSIQALVNRLETMKLLPSGTWEQLRDRGLKVRKVQQELGLEEIPQRTDMVPIHYQHLAIEALDQGLITEGRFADFLSVNRLEARRIANVLREHSSGMTEEAAHFDLRQPQE, from the coding sequence ATGGCTACCAATATCCTTGACAACATTGACCTGCGGAAGTTGGGGGAATTCCTCGAACAGGCACGTAAAAAGTGCGGCATGACTCAAGCTGATGCAGCTAAAGTTATTGATGCTGCACGCACAACTATGGTTGCTATCGAGAAAGGAGATCGCCGTCTTAAAGCAACCGAATTGATTAAGCTCGCCCATGCCTATGGACGCTCGGTCAGCGACTTTGTTCGACCGCGCCCCGTGGTGCAACCTTTTGACGTGCAGTTCCGGGCTGCCTATCAACGCAGTGAGGAGGAAGAGGCACAAATTAAACCAGTCATTCTGCGATTGGAAGAGTTGTGCCAACATTACTTAGAACTTGAGGAAATAATGGAAGCACCACTCCCACAGATTTATCCTCAAGAGTATGAGGTGACTGGTATGCCGATCGAGGTGGCGGCGGAGAGTATTGCGATCGCAGAACGTCAGCGCCTTGGGCTTGGAGATGGTCCCATTCCTCTACTGCGAGACATTTTAGAACAGGGCGTGGGACTCCGCATCTTCTATCTGAAAATGCCATCTAAATATTCGGGACTATACAGCTACAATGACCAACTTGGTGGGTGTATAGCAATTAATTCTGAACATTTTGAAGAGCGACGGCGTTGGTCGTTAGCTCATGAATATCTTCACTTTCTTACCCATCGACGCAAACCGACAATTGACTATGAAGAGCAGTACCGAAGGAAACCAGAGAGCGAACGACTAGGTGACACCTTTCCCGGCTATTTTCTGATGCCAACAAGTGGCTTGCTTAAGCGGTTCAACGATATGTACCAGACGCATGGTAAGTTCACTCCTACTAATTTATTTACTTTGGCGCATTACTACGGTGTATCCATACAAGCACTCGTCAATCGGTTAGAAACAATGAAGCTTCTACCATCTGGAACGTGGGAACAGTTGCGCGACCGTGGGTTGAAAGTGAGAAAAGTACAGCAGGAACTTGGCTTAGAAGAAATTCCGCAACGCACTGATATGGTTCCAATTCACTACCAACACCTTGCAATTGAGGCACTAGATCAGGGTCTCATTACTGAAGGGCGCTTTGCGGATTTCCTCAGCGTTAACCGCTTGGAGGCCCGCCGCATTGCAAATGTGTTGCGGGAGCATTCAAGCGGAATGACAGAGGAAGCTGCTCATTTCGACTTGCGCCAACCGCAGGAATAA
- a CDS encoding AAA family ATPase, whose translation MRILNDWLSLAQTGIKIVGLEYYTADRIRVLVQFHNWGQELHLPVFFWNSGYNCLQEIVTCDGQCILQNTALHPDADVLQFLLESRREGIYILEGVLDFDESGQVSSRLGFQLANAYYHSSWSAARQFLVVLENYIQLPMNLQPLIPVLTTPLPSRVATQRVVELFCDRHPGLGDKSDEILQAEVVRACQGLPQGEIELILERSLAFASTVEEMARFVLDHKVNKLRGRGLEFIAEADVPDAGGLDLLDESLSKVASLLSPEAEKYGLKFPKGMILWGPPGTGKSLSAKLAAKKMGVPLLAADWGSIVGSSKPDLALRELLELTQALSPTILYWDDFDKGFAGWNSNADGGVSRRLSGKLLTWMQEHQYPIYIVATVNRLGMLPPELIRRFDDIFFVDLPHEGAMYEIFNLHLKKYFPEFRNASESPWTDDEWRILLRDYRLCTPAEVGNAVRKCAEEIYYRDRVQGKQPDELKVTLQDLRQQRYQFTPSMQRDEEQILAIRNQATYARSASGPDRSRFSIPLQELFG comes from the coding sequence ATGCGTATCCTCAATGACTGGCTCAGTTTGGCGCAAACCGGCATTAAAATTGTTGGACTGGAGTATTACACGGCTGACCGAATCAGAGTGTTAGTACAGTTTCACAATTGGGGGCAGGAACTGCATTTACCCGTGTTCTTTTGGAACTCTGGGTACAATTGCTTGCAGGAAATTGTGACTTGTGACGGTCAATGTATCTTACAAAATACCGCTCTACACCCTGATGCTGACGTGCTTCAGTTCCTATTAGAAAGTAGGAGAGAGGGAATTTACATTCTCGAAGGAGTGCTAGATTTTGACGAATCGGGTCAGGTGAGTTCGCGCCTGGGGTTTCAACTAGCGAATGCTTACTATCATTCATCTTGGTCTGCGGCTCGTCAGTTTTTGGTGGTGCTGGAAAACTACATACAACTGCCGATGAACTTGCAGCCGTTGATTCCCGTACTGACGACTCCATTACCGTCTCGTGTTGCAACGCAAAGGGTGGTAGAGTTGTTTTGCGATCGCCATCCTGGGCTTGGTGACAAAAGTGACGAGATATTGCAAGCAGAAGTGGTTCGAGCTTGTCAGGGATTGCCCCAAGGTGAGATCGAGTTAATTTTAGAGCGATCGCTAGCTTTTGCTTCGACTGTAGAGGAAATGGCGCGGTTTGTGCTCGACCATAAGGTTAATAAGTTGCGGGGGCGAGGCCTAGAGTTTATTGCCGAGGCAGATGTGCCGGATGCAGGCGGTTTAGACTTGCTAGACGAGTCGCTGTCAAAGGTGGCTTCGTTGTTGAGTCCAGAAGCAGAGAAATACGGATTGAAATTTCCCAAAGGAATGATTCTCTGGGGGCCGCCGGGTACGGGTAAAAGTCTGAGTGCTAAACTTGCAGCTAAGAAGATGGGAGTACCGCTGTTGGCGGCTGATTGGGGTTCGATTGTCGGTTCTTCCAAACCAGATTTAGCTTTGCGCGAACTGCTGGAACTGACTCAGGCTTTAAGTCCTACAATTCTCTATTGGGATGATTTTGATAAAGGCTTTGCAGGATGGAATTCCAATGCAGATGGCGGTGTTTCTAGGCGCTTATCGGGGAAGCTTTTAACGTGGATGCAAGAGCATCAATACCCAATTTATATCGTGGCGACAGTTAACCGTTTGGGGATGTTACCACCGGAATTAATTCGTCGCTTTGATGATATTTTCTTTGTAGATTTGCCTCACGAAGGGGCGATGTATGAGATTTTCAATCTTCATCTGAAAAAATATTTTCCTGAGTTTCGTAATGCTTCTGAGTCGCCTTGGACGGATGATGAATGGCGAATTTTGTTGAGGGATTACAGGCTTTGTACGCCCGCAGAAGTCGGTAATGCTGTGAGAAAATGTGCTGAGGAAATTTACTATCGCGATCGGGTACAAGGGAAACAGCCCGATGAATTGAAGGTGACTTTGCAGGATTTGCGGCAACAGCGTTATCAGTTTACGCCGTCGATGCAGCGGGATGAGGAGCAGATTTTAGCGATTCGCAATCAAGCGACTTATGCTAGATCGGCTAGTGGGCCGGATCGATCGCGATTTTCTATTCCGTTACAGGAATTGTTTGGTTAG
- a CDS encoding ParA family protein: MTKIISLFNQAGGVGKTTITLNLGYQLSKRGRKVLLIDIDPQGSLTLFMGVDSQNLDKTVFDAIVNEEPLPIHTGIHGMDLAPTNINLSAAEIQLVNMDFREIRLKDAIAPIQDNYEFILIDCPPSLGLLSYISLIAATHVLVPVETHYKAFEGTNLLLQTVARIKKKGNRSLQVAGFVPSRYAAANSQDKRTLKAINEQFSTVAPVYTPIPRITAFADASEKQVPLAVYEPKNPVVKILDQLAAKMEKLNVK, from the coding sequence ATGACAAAGATCATCTCGCTATTCAACCAAGCCGGCGGTGTGGGGAAAACCACAATCACGCTCAATCTTGGCTACCAATTATCTAAGCGCGGTCGCAAAGTTCTGCTCATCGATATCGATCCTCAAGGTTCCCTGACGCTCTTCATGGGCGTTGACTCTCAGAACTTGGATAAAACTGTGTTTGATGCCATTGTCAATGAAGAGCCTCTGCCCATCCACACGGGTATTCACGGCATGGATTTGGCTCCTACAAACATCAACCTTAGCGCCGCTGAAATTCAATTGGTTAACATGGATTTTCGGGAAATTCGCCTCAAAGATGCGATCGCCCCCATTCAAGACAACTACGAATTTATCCTCATAGATTGCCCTCCCAGTTTAGGCTTGCTCAGCTACATCAGCCTGATCGCCGCTACTCACGTCTTAGTCCCCGTTGAGACTCACTACAAAGCCTTTGAGGGCACCAACCTGTTGTTACAAACAGTAGCCAGAATCAAGAAGAAGGGGAACCGTTCTTTACAGGTAGCTGGTTTTGTTCCCTCGCGCTACGCGGCTGCCAACTCTCAGGACAAGCGGACTCTCAAAGCCATAAACGAGCAGTTTTCGACCGTCGCCCCCGTTTACACTCCCATTCCCCGCATAACTGCGTTCGCGGATGCTTCGGAGAAACAAGTCCCGCTTGCTGTTTACGAACCTAAAAATCCCGTTGTCAAAATATTAGACCAATTAGCAGCCAAGATGGAGAAACTCAATGTCAAGTAA
- a CDS encoding 7-cyano-7-deazaguanine synthase: protein MNYEPSIEQNFHDSDRRVYTLHFEPVVNSNGSVHFIDHSQGKELSVGINVDDEEFQYRVKADFPSVIADLIDLAVAIHAADRLAGQDLHREQRCLYVILPVRHPELLSAEPFRIKLEELLEWTTGSEWVFDFQKRIVPGRSVEQHSAIPTVPRGCEVALWSGGLDALAGLYTRLQMYPEKSFVLFGTGSSNTVYARQERVAKKVQSIFPGRCHLFRVPIRFHDSDVQQKNKCSRARGVVFTLLGAACAYLMEQRILCVYENGIGAINLPYRASAVGLDHSRSVHPLTLLMVGDVVSELLGEEFCVQNPFLFWTKAQMCKALAKDRRHDLPSLTMSCDSPHRQRPVQCGYCSSCLLRRQALAAADIKDKTRYVVLHGKRSVKEPSLYFLNMLEQVRTFRRLPRFSDEPGLQWEAMTREFSVLDDIVDRSAVAENLLPADMRSRLIQLYHTYVSEWEAVESKIAAGLLNKCSDQQISGSLVAAQQG, encoded by the coding sequence ATGAACTACGAACCTTCAATTGAACAGAACTTTCACGACAGCGATCGCAGAGTTTACACTTTGCACTTTGAACCTGTGGTGAATAGTAATGGGTCTGTACACTTTATAGATCACTCTCAGGGCAAAGAGCTAAGTGTTGGCATTAACGTGGATGATGAAGAGTTCCAATACCGAGTCAAAGCAGATTTCCCATCTGTTATTGCTGACCTCATTGACCTTGCTGTCGCAATCCATGCAGCAGACCGGCTTGCGGGTCAGGATCTGCATCGGGAGCAACGTTGCCTTTATGTGATACTTCCAGTACGTCATCCAGAATTACTGAGCGCCGAACCGTTCCGAATAAAACTAGAAGAACTACTAGAATGGACAACAGGGAGCGAATGGGTTTTTGACTTCCAAAAACGAATAGTGCCGGGACGTTCGGTTGAGCAGCACTCAGCTATTCCAACAGTACCCAGAGGATGTGAAGTGGCACTGTGGAGTGGTGGCCTTGATGCCCTTGCAGGTCTGTACACTCGTCTTCAGATGTATCCAGAAAAGTCGTTCGTGCTGTTTGGTACTGGGAGCAGCAATACTGTCTATGCCCGCCAGGAACGAGTAGCGAAAAAGGTTCAGTCTATCTTCCCTGGTCGTTGTCATCTTTTCCGCGTCCCGATCCGCTTCCACGATAGTGATGTGCAGCAGAAAAATAAGTGTTCGCGTGCGCGAGGTGTTGTATTCACTCTGCTTGGTGCTGCGTGTGCGTACCTCATGGAACAGCGAATTCTCTGCGTGTACGAGAACGGAATTGGGGCGATAAACCTTCCTTACCGTGCATCTGCTGTGGGGCTAGATCACTCCCGCTCTGTTCATCCACTGACTTTGCTTATGGTAGGCGATGTTGTATCAGAGCTTTTAGGAGAAGAATTCTGCGTACAAAACCCTTTTCTCTTCTGGACTAAAGCTCAAATGTGTAAAGCATTGGCTAAAGACAGGAGACACGACTTGCCGTCCCTAACTATGTCATGCGACAGCCCACATCGCCAGCGACCTGTTCAGTGTGGTTACTGCTCCTCTTGTCTTCTGAGGCGACAAGCGCTTGCCGCGGCTGACATCAAAGACAAAACTCGCTACGTAGTGTTGCACGGAAAACGTTCAGTAAAAGAGCCGAGCTTGTATTTTCTCAATATGCTTGAGCAAGTCCGTACCTTCCGCCGCCTGCCCAGGTTCTCAGATGAACCTGGTCTTCAGTGGGAAGCTATGACGCGAGAGTTTTCAGTATTGGACGACATCGTTGATCGAAGCGCTGTGGCAGAAAACCTATTGCCTGCCGATATGCGGAGCCGCCTGATTCAGCTTTACCATACCTACGTTTCGGAATGGGAGGCTGTGGAATCCAAAATTGCGGCTGGACTCTTGAATAAATGCAGCGACCAGCAGATATCAGGCAGCTTGGTTGCCGCTCAACAGGGTTGA
- a CDS encoding helicase-related protein, translating into MQLSFLRQASIWGQVFEIAVKRGVLLHLIHQGLLQDNHPVLQPWQAFKNADINNQLVRSFQLTDTNAKEWAGTMVRHLLVMGYGLGWTAMRECLKHNPVRKAKLEAIWCPLALPGELSGRDEEKEKTAKAFQTAFNLPGKPDRALLYTGEPARADFLLWLSTEENTEGNLTSKYARFLTQKENKRQKFEHFILCLEFSYNAPANLADFRTETSHQQEINRYARYMDARGVFSKVCAEVEGEEFSLSSKLASHLSAFSSSDKPLFKLCQASSYTERLIHLLRSRDRLKGTCSARAIAVTSNGFESLTAHFIDREPEPDPRARLMKSLGEAYRNVRKLSDDAPGELEQEIRVVFNKLVRSLPPNFKQQAKQIAQLPELGGDIHFLFQENVEGFYSPMQEILREDAIAAIEETAELKEFFGENPQSQFALALDIQSQQNAQIPLRKVHAAAVVAGLNAAQSGRINVIALEGNPGIGKTTAVIDFLTQQSEGFLFLYVSPRVVINRDVTANLARKNGNATGILTLTSNANLIASASKWYKQQIEKHGLEYRRIDGAVVVDGIEKLNHPDCSTVFVTPEEEHEIDCNVVASTRYKHSLSEREDSMASSQPPGVLRTLAGAARRLLEANPQVNRLVMTAAIQGYRLLDQKTTVDALSNLFRKKAHTTLGKNERQTFAKQIPTIIVMVDELAGDGAGAPFVHKLAEWLHEQFIEPFEGTQSPFKVVLIVADASLSNEIVLNNFLNSGNRAPDKVLISASQGEAAFRVTGTYTKVGPKKYPTLHVMTNSYPASKLNIDYSIRLSLVTPELISDGRKQGIRQAIREQLQDKFLMNAYQEIQNGLKQGAEQLIFFAQDKRFLRQLREKLTMGTDALCENEQVAVLDQSVPPHQRLELVQEPRRDQIRVFLMTSSGARGISFPKTDWIIAAIPRFNIEAALMEIAQLIYRGRGKYTNPETREKVSGDDKNRRLVMLINDVIVVEEDIDRQRVWLRQASDLLTLLVMLRSTIYTRIKGDAGLKRQRIAFVPVGSVGDTELLSLMSEDVWSFLHEARVFIYDPHHEDVKGIVSKAMQLTRKIFARFKLQGLAPDKNAKSYVDYQTLEAMIKTVSRPSSRLLPSLENDALVIPESLTCIGPFWMEDWSDRKTEERFSFEGWRTDIQENSNHLLGLLRQIYEGNKFPPKLKRPAKELHKLLIREQQESIIEYSTIQAFKTKNMVIGLPLDYPHFWSEQLEDGIGEQVLEDAEIWRNALGRSLTPQGLVMPVIAQYESFPWVAVAGRRVFAQLETVFADRYFMASSELNLLNTILLEDEVE; encoded by the coding sequence ATGCAATTATCGTTTCTTCGTCAGGCATCTATTTGGGGTCAGGTGTTTGAAATTGCCGTCAAACGCGGGGTACTACTACATCTGATTCATCAAGGATTGCTTCAGGATAATCATCCGGTTCTCCAACCTTGGCAAGCGTTCAAGAATGCAGATATTAACAATCAATTGGTTAGAAGCTTTCAACTAACAGATACGAATGCCAAAGAATGGGCAGGGACGATGGTGCGTCATCTGCTAGTAATGGGCTATGGTTTAGGCTGGACGGCGATGCGGGAATGCCTTAAGCACAATCCTGTTCGTAAAGCAAAGCTGGAAGCAATTTGGTGTCCTCTGGCACTTCCAGGGGAACTATCTGGCAGAGATGAAGAGAAAGAAAAGACAGCTAAGGCATTTCAAACGGCTTTCAATCTACCTGGAAAACCAGATCGGGCTTTACTTTACACAGGAGAACCTGCTAGAGCCGATTTTCTCTTATGGTTATCAACTGAGGAGAACACAGAAGGTAATTTAACGAGTAAATATGCAAGATTTCTGACCCAAAAGGAAAACAAACGTCAGAAATTCGAGCACTTTATCCTCTGTCTAGAGTTCTCGTATAACGCACCTGCAAACTTGGCAGACTTTAGAACTGAAACGTCTCACCAACAAGAAATTAATCGCTATGCCCGCTATATGGATGCACGGGGAGTTTTTTCTAAGGTTTGTGCTGAGGTAGAAGGTGAGGAGTTTTCGCTTTCGTCCAAATTGGCGAGTCATTTATCGGCATTTAGTAGTTCTGATAAACCTTTGTTCAAGCTCTGTCAGGCATCATCTTACACTGAACGCCTGATTCACTTGTTGCGATCGCGCGATCGCTTAAAGGGAACTTGTAGTGCCAGAGCGATCGCAGTAACATCTAATGGGTTTGAAAGCCTCACAGCTCATTTCATCGATCGAGAGCCAGAACCAGACCCTAGAGCTAGATTGATGAAATCATTGGGGGAAGCCTATCGAAATGTTCGCAAACTGAGCGATGATGCCCCCGGCGAACTAGAGCAAGAAATTCGTGTAGTGTTCAATAAGTTGGTGCGATCGCTACCTCCTAATTTCAAGCAGCAAGCGAAGCAAATTGCTCAACTACCTGAATTGGGAGGAGATATTCACTTCCTATTTCAGGAGAACGTAGAGGGATTTTATAGCCCGATGCAGGAGATTTTACGGGAGGATGCGATCGCCGCCATTGAGGAAACAGCAGAACTGAAGGAGTTTTTTGGTGAAAATCCTCAGTCCCAGTTTGCACTTGCCCTTGATATACAGAGTCAACAAAACGCACAAATTCCATTACGCAAAGTTCATGCTGCCGCAGTCGTTGCAGGTTTAAATGCTGCCCAATCGGGGAGAATAAATGTAATTGCTTTAGAGGGAAATCCGGGAATTGGTAAAACTACGGCTGTTATAGACTTTCTTACTCAACAGTCTGAAGGATTCCTATTTCTTTACGTCAGTCCGCGAGTGGTGATTAATCGAGATGTAACAGCAAACCTCGCTAGAAAAAACGGTAATGCTACTGGTATATTGACCCTAACAAGTAATGCTAATTTAATTGCTTCAGCTTCTAAATGGTACAAGCAACAAATCGAGAAACATGGATTGGAATATCGCCGTATTGATGGTGCTGTTGTTGTTGATGGCATTGAAAAACTCAATCATCCCGATTGCAGTACCGTCTTCGTGACCCCCGAAGAGGAACACGAAATTGATTGTAATGTTGTCGCCTCTACCCGCTATAAACATTCTCTTTCCGAACGAGAGGACAGTATGGCCTCATCTCAACCTCCGGGTGTCTTACGTACCCTAGCAGGCGCGGCGCGACGATTGCTAGAAGCTAATCCGCAGGTGAATCGTCTGGTTATGACTGCTGCGATTCAAGGCTATCGTTTGCTCGATCAAAAAACCACAGTCGATGCCCTCAGTAATTTGTTTAGAAAAAAAGCGCATACGACTTTGGGAAAAAATGAACGTCAGACCTTTGCGAAGCAAATTCCTACAATTATTGTAATGGTAGATGAACTAGCTGGCGATGGTGCAGGAGCGCCCTTTGTTCATAAGTTAGCCGAATGGTTACACGAACAATTTATTGAACCATTTGAAGGAACTCAATCGCCCTTTAAGGTTGTTCTGATTGTTGCCGATGCCTCGTTGAGCAATGAAATTGTTCTCAATAACTTTCTTAATTCAGGGAATCGCGCTCCTGACAAAGTGCTAATTAGTGCAAGTCAGGGTGAAGCTGCATTTCGGGTGACGGGTACTTATACAAAAGTCGGTCCCAAAAAATACCCGACACTGCACGTAATGACAAATAGCTATCCAGCTTCAAAACTGAACATTGACTATAGTATTCGCCTTTCACTTGTCACACCCGAGTTAATCAGTGATGGCAGAAAGCAGGGAATCCGACAAGCGATTAGAGAACAACTACAAGACAAATTTTTGATGAATGCTTATCAAGAAATCCAAAACGGGTTAAAACAAGGAGCAGAGCAGCTAATCTTCTTTGCCCAAGATAAAAGATTTCTCCGTCAGTTGCGTGAGAAATTGACAATGGGAACAGATGCTCTATGCGAGAACGAACAGGTAGCGGTTTTGGATCAAAGCGTGCCACCGCATCAACGCTTGGAACTGGTACAGGAACCACGACGCGATCAGATCCGAGTTTTTCTGATGACTTCTTCAGGGGCGAGAGGAATTTCTTTCCCTAAAACCGATTGGATTATTGCGGCAATTCCCCGCTTCAATATTGAAGCCGCTTTGATGGAAATTGCACAACTGATTTATCGAGGTCGGGGAAAATATACAAATCCAGAAACTAGAGAGAAAGTTTCTGGAGATGACAAAAATCGACGGTTAGTTATGCTCATCAACGATGTTATCGTTGTAGAAGAAGATATCGATCGTCAAAGAGTCTGGTTGCGTCAGGCAAGCGATTTATTGACTTTGCTCGTGATGCTGCGTTCTACCATTTACACGCGCATCAAAGGGGATGCCGGACTGAAGCGGCAGCGAATTGCCTTTGTCCCAGTTGGTTCAGTTGGTGACACAGAATTATTGAGCTTGATGTCTGAAGATGTTTGGAGTTTCTTGCATGAGGCTAGAGTTTTTATTTACGATCCTCACCATGAAGATGTTAAAGGAATTGTCAGTAAGGCAATGCAGCTAACGAGAAAAATTTTTGCTCGTTTCAAATTGCAAGGTTTAGCACCGGATAAAAATGCTAAGTCTTATGTAGATTATCAAACCCTAGAAGCGATGATCAAGACTGTTTCTCGTCCTTCAAGTCGGTTATTGCCCTCGTTGGAAAACGATGCGTTGGTGATTCCAGAGAGCTTAACTTGTATCGGACCATTTTGGATGGAAGACTGGAGCGATCGCAAAACCGAGGAACGATTCAGCTTTGAGGGATGGCGAACGGATATTCAGGAAAATAGCAATCATCTTTTAGGATTACTACGACAAATTTATGAAGGAAATAAGTTTCCACCAAAACTCAAACGTCCGGCAAAAGAATTGCATAAGTTATTGATTCGCGAACAGCAGGAAAGCATCATTGAATACTCAACTATTCAGGCTTTCAAAACAAAAAATATGGTAATTGGTCTACCATTGGATTATCCCCATTTTTGGAGCGAGCAGTTAGAGGATGGGATTGGCGAACAGGTATTAGAAGACGCGGAAATTTGGAGGAATGCACTAGGACGCTCCCTAACACCTCAAGGTTTAGTGATGCCTGTAATAGCACAATATGAATCATTCCCTTGGGTGGCTGTGGCAGGCCGGCGAGTATTTGCACAATTAGAAACCGTTTTCGCCGATCGCTATTTTATGGCATCTAGCGAACTGAATCTTCTCAACACTATCTTGCTTGAAGATGAAGTCGAGTAA
- a CDS encoding bifunctional 3'-5' exonuclease/DNA polymerase, translating to MNNSLPNTPAHVVQYELIANSSKLSEILSPLMKARVIGIDTETTGLDPLTERIRLIQIAAPQHPVIIVDLAALADSELSPLKALLNSSALKVFQNGKFDWQVLEMAGLRPSGPFFDVMLASQVLRSGLKKDHDLQSLTFEFLGIKLDKSLQSSNFAGKLSASQLEYAALDAAVLLKLRARLHSKLRSAGLLETAKIEFAAMPAVAQMELNGMLLDVEQWHLVGEELKAQKQATLVELVKAGLKPAPSAQLSLFPDMVETINPRSSVQVLSALQALNIPIKSTSKSELIPIARQYPVIQLLLNYRKLASLCSNFAEALPKHIHQITGRIHPSYRQCGARSGRFSCKQPNLQNVPRNCTVKGMRACFIAPPGYQIIKADYSQIELRIVAEISGDAKMLDAYVKGEDLHTLTASLITGKLLEEVTTEDRRIAKSVNFGLIYGMGAAKLQAYAEEKYDVLLTLEEAKEFRKRFFQAYSGVKRWHDSIRRTVYVKDIKQIRTIGGRRRRWAKKPRLSELLNHPVQGTSADMLKVAIARLFKLLPKTGAKLIAVVHDEILLECPQTTLKRTSCILKKVMVEAGELYLQQVPVEVEVKIASSWA from the coding sequence ATGAATAACTCCCTACCCAATACCCCAGCCCATGTGGTGCAATACGAGCTGATTGCGAACTCTTCCAAGCTCTCTGAGATTCTATCACCTTTGATGAAAGCTCGTGTTATAGGCATAGACACAGAAACTACTGGGCTAGATCCACTTACAGAACGCATCCGACTTATCCAAATAGCTGCTCCTCAGCACCCAGTGATAATTGTCGATCTAGCTGCTCTTGCTGACAGCGAATTATCGCCTTTAAAAGCACTTCTAAACAGCAGTGCGCTCAAAGTATTTCAAAATGGTAAGTTCGACTGGCAGGTACTAGAAATGGCTGGGCTTAGACCGTCTGGCCCATTTTTTGATGTGATGTTAGCGAGTCAGGTATTGCGTTCGGGACTGAAGAAAGACCACGATCTACAATCCCTTACCTTTGAATTTTTAGGAATAAAACTTGATAAGAGCTTACAGTCAAGCAATTTCGCAGGAAAACTATCAGCTTCTCAGTTAGAATACGCCGCTTTAGATGCTGCTGTCCTGCTGAAACTTAGAGCGCGGCTGCACTCAAAACTTCGGAGTGCTGGGTTACTAGAAACCGCCAAAATTGAATTTGCAGCGATGCCTGCTGTAGCCCAAATGGAACTAAATGGAATGTTACTGGATGTAGAACAGTGGCATTTGGTGGGTGAGGAACTGAAAGCTCAAAAGCAGGCTACGCTGGTGGAATTAGTGAAAGCCGGTCTTAAACCAGCCCCTAGCGCACAACTTTCGCTATTTCCAGATATGGTGGAAACCATAAATCCCCGCTCATCTGTACAAGTTTTAAGTGCTCTTCAGGCTCTCAATATTCCAATTAAGTCAACAAGCAAGAGCGAACTTATTCCTATAGCTCGCCAATATCCGGTTATCCAGTTGTTACTGAATTATCGAAAATTAGCATCTTTGTGCTCAAATTTTGCTGAGGCATTACCGAAACATATTCACCAGATCACGGGGAGAATTCATCCCAGTTATCGGCAATGTGGTGCGCGTTCTGGACGCTTTAGTTGTAAGCAGCCAAACCTGCAAAATGTTCCCAGAAATTGTACGGTAAAAGGAATGCGTGCCTGCTTTATTGCTCCTCCCGGATATCAAATTATTAAAGCAGATTACAGCCAAATCGAGCTAAGGATTGTCGCTGAAATATCTGGCGATGCAAAAATGTTAGATGCCTATGTTAAAGGTGAAGATTTGCATACTTTAACGGCTTCTTTGATTACGGGAAAACTATTAGAGGAGGTAACGACAGAGGATAGACGGATTGCTAAATCAGTTAATTTCGGATTAATTTATGGCATGGGTGCTGCTAAACTTCAAGCTTATGCTGAAGAAAAGTACGATGTTCTTTTAACTTTGGAGGAAGCTAAAGAGTTTAGAAAACGATTTTTCCAAGCTTATTCTGGAGTTAAAAGATGGCATGACAGCATCAGGAGAACTGTGTACGTCAAAGACATCAAGCAAATTCGTACAATTGGCGGACGTAGAAGACGGTGGGCAAAGAAACCCAGGCTTTCTGAGTTGCTAAATCACCCTGTTCAAGGAACTTCGGCTGATATGTTAAAAGTGGCGATCGCTCGTTTGTTCAAACTCCTACCCAAAACAGGAGCAAAGTTGATTGCTGTGGTACATGACGAGATTTTGTTAGAGTGTCCGCAAACAACTTTAAAAAGAACCAGTTGCATTCTAAAAAAAGTTATGGTGGAGGCTGGAGAGCTATATTTGCAGCAAGTTCCGGTTGAAGTGGAAGTAAAAATTGCTTCTTCTTGGGCTTGA